A region from the Elusimicrobiota bacterium genome encodes:
- a CDS encoding glycosyltransferase family 39 protein — protein MSNIKNKHNKNKPVIVPVPVQRLTPVLGKIIANNVVLQLVLSGIIAVWAYVLAKNYFAAYPVDFNALNLLFTLPARMDKAAPGFVNVLVSSVLAIAGAKVLFLAAYGYGAMLNRYVLKLEYHNGKEEFVFDSGIGLGLLIVIFLATGIIGLFSLGTAIFLLGIGFVFLVLNLKKVVENAKSFLPKSKLAVNEITALCVLFIALIAVLAGSLVPETFYDSMKYHLGVPLQWVLGHKIAPIEDFEYSYYPLNIQVLYGAVMLYGNDITAKLVHYIIGVLLLMTVYTIARKYFSRATGIYAMFILYTIPMAMIVAWKTAVEHGLGLFETLAVYAFLNAAKFIENGGEQQNQFIKWLVLSGAFAGLAIGGKYTSVYCLIALMIAITGYYILKRKVVELKKVILAVVVIGVISVLTVSPWLVRNAVLTGNPTYPYVVSPTQDIGVKHKNSVVAFTDPGPPDRSIKNFVTLPWTLTMGTNTQEPHSGVILLLLLPFTLLWWKTKPELKFLLIYSVIYCVIWFMVRTYFRYLTPVLPVASIVLAYYLTENNLVKFVKTVLLLFVIFLGFRQVYSTVFMEKMSMDPLPYLLGMESRYSYLSTQRPTYPCPYYPATDWMNKNMPVGSKIAFLGECRGLYSKHKVVVQTIGDESPLVRVMRESNNMDEFYDNLVNKMKVTHFMLNLPEAKRLAGYDMFNWDNAGQLRIFNEFWVKHVRLIHKTLPDITLDNQRGYRMSDIPQYWEKYVADPTGYLYIYEIVKDKQPAGQSGINEYNMPVNWLLMPGLYPEARKKMLGL, from the coding sequence TTGAGTAATATAAAAAATAAGCATAACAAAAACAAACCTGTGATCGTACCGGTTCCGGTACAAAGATTGACACCTGTCCTTGGAAAGATTATTGCTAACAATGTTGTTCTGCAATTAGTATTATCTGGGATTATTGCGGTATGGGCATACGTACTCGCAAAAAATTACTTCGCTGCGTATCCCGTTGATTTTAATGCGTTGAATTTATTGTTTACCTTACCGGCAAGGATGGATAAAGCCGCACCAGGGTTCGTAAATGTGCTGGTGTCAAGCGTTCTTGCTATAGCCGGAGCGAAAGTGTTATTTCTCGCGGCATACGGATACGGTGCTATGCTCAACAGGTATGTGTTGAAATTGGAGTACCATAACGGAAAAGAAGAGTTTGTCTTTGATTCAGGTATCGGGTTGGGATTGTTGATTGTTATTTTTTTAGCCACAGGGATCATTGGGTTGTTCAGTTTAGGGACTGCAATATTTCTTCTGGGGATCGGGTTTGTGTTTCTGGTGCTGAACCTAAAAAAAGTGGTGGAGAACGCTAAGTCTTTCCTTCCTAAAAGTAAACTGGCAGTTAATGAGATTACTGCATTGTGCGTGCTTTTTATTGCTTTAATTGCGGTCTTAGCCGGGTCGTTGGTACCTGAAACGTTTTATGATTCTATGAAGTACCACCTAGGTGTGCCGTTACAGTGGGTTTTAGGGCATAAGATTGCGCCGATAGAAGATTTTGAGTATTCTTACTACCCGCTGAATATTCAGGTATTGTACGGCGCGGTAATGCTTTATGGTAATGACATAACTGCGAAGCTCGTGCATTATATTATAGGCGTATTGTTGTTGATGACGGTATACACGATTGCACGGAAGTATTTTTCGCGTGCTACCGGGATATATGCTATGTTCATTCTTTATACGATACCTATGGCAATGATTGTTGCATGGAAAACAGCGGTTGAACATGGGCTGGGTTTGTTTGAAACACTTGCTGTTTACGCGTTTCTTAACGCTGCAAAGTTTATTGAGAACGGTGGTGAACAGCAAAATCAGTTTATCAAGTGGTTAGTCTTATCAGGTGCATTCGCCGGGCTCGCAATCGGGGGGAAGTATACCAGCGTATATTGTCTGATCGCATTAATGATTGCAATTACAGGGTATTACATTTTAAAACGTAAAGTTGTTGAGTTAAAGAAAGTCATACTTGCCGTAGTTGTTATTGGGGTAATAAGTGTTCTAACCGTGAGTCCGTGGTTGGTGCGTAATGCTGTACTCACGGGGAATCCTACGTATCCTTATGTGGTATCCCCGACACAGGATATCGGGGTGAAACACAAGAATTCGGTGGTAGCATTCACTGATCCCGGCCCGCCGGATAGGAGTATAAAAAATTTTGTTACCCTCCCATGGACACTTACTATGGGAACAAATACGCAGGAGCCGCATTCCGGGGTTATATTATTATTGCTTCTGCCCTTCACTCTTTTATGGTGGAAGACAAAGCCGGAATTGAAGTTCTTGCTGATATACTCTGTAATCTACTGCGTTATCTGGTTTATGGTAAGGACATATTTCAGGTATTTAACCCCGGTATTACCGGTTGCAAGTATTGTGCTTGCGTATTATCTTACAGAAAACAATTTGGTTAAGTTCGTAAAAACTGTACTGCTATTATTTGTGATATTTCTTGGGTTCCGGCAGGTGTATTCTACTGTGTTTATGGAAAAAATGTCAATGGATCCCCTGCCGTACCTGCTTGGGATGGAGAGCAGGTATTCGTATTTATCCACCCAACGGCCAACTTATCCGTGCCCGTACTATCCCGCAACGGATTGGATGAATAAAAATATGCCTGTAGGTTCTAAGATAGCGTTCTTGGGTGAATGCCGCGGGTTATATTCCAAACATAAAGTTGTCGTGCAAACAATCGGGGATGAAAGCCCGTTAGTGCGTGTAATGCGGGAGTCAAATAATATGGATGAGTTTTATGATAATCTCGTTAATAAAATGAAAGTTACACATTTTATGTTAAACCTGCCCGAAGCTAAACGGTTGGCTGGGTATGATATGTTTAACTGGGACAATGCAGGACAGTTGCGGATCTTTAATGAGTTTTGGGTGAAACATGTGAGGCTTATACATAAAACTTTGCCGGATATCACGCTGGATAATCAAAGAGGGTACAGAATGTCTGATATCCCGCAGTACTGGGAGAAATATGTAGCGGATCCTACGGGATATCTGTATATCTACGAAATCGTTAAGGATAAACAACCGGCGGGGCAAAGCGGGATTAATGAGTATAATATGCCGGTTAACTGGTTATTAATGCCAGGATTATATCCTGAAGCACGGAAGAAAATGTTGGGTTTATGA
- a CDS encoding NAD-dependent epimerase/dehydratase family protein → MVMKIIVTGGCGFLGSWVCEYYAKKGVKVVAYDNMTKHELMRTGYNVEKARNYNTDYLKSIGVNVVKGDVRNKEHLFDNVNGSSFIVHTAAQPAVTISMEEPELDITTNLMGTFNVLEAARKFKIPVVSCATVHVYGNKINDELKSGKTRYLRNPVGIDEEYPTLGGWLTPLHASKASADIYVRTYIETYKIRAASFRLTGLYGPRQLGGEDHGWVANFCIRAVLGIPMTIFGTGKQLRDIIYAEDVVQAFDAFRKHPVPGIYNIGGGKMTMISLLESIKVIENIVGKKVDVKFAPGRYGDLKYFVCDIRKAAKNLKWSPKVKPVEGITKLVDWIHVNQRLFNK, encoded by the coding sequence ATAGTAATGAAAATAATAGTTACTGGCGGTTGTGGATTCCTTGGTTCATGGGTTTGCGAGTATTATGCGAAAAAGGGTGTGAAAGTTGTTGCGTATGACAACATGACAAAACATGAACTTATGCGTACCGGATATAACGTTGAAAAAGCGAGAAATTATAATACTGACTACCTTAAATCTATTGGAGTAAATGTTGTAAAAGGTGATGTACGAAATAAAGAACATTTGTTTGACAATGTTAATGGCAGCAGTTTTATTGTTCATACCGCCGCTCAGCCGGCGGTCACCATAAGCATGGAAGAACCGGAACTGGATATCACAACGAATCTTATGGGAACTTTTAATGTTTTAGAAGCTGCGAGAAAGTTTAAAATCCCTGTTGTTTCCTGTGCTACTGTTCACGTGTACGGTAACAAAATTAATGACGAGCTTAAATCAGGGAAAACTAGGTATTTGCGTAATCCCGTAGGGATTGATGAGGAGTATCCTACCCTGGGTGGGTGGTTAACACCATTGCATGCATCAAAAGCAAGTGCAGATATTTATGTTAGGACGTACATTGAAACATATAAGATTAGAGCTGCAAGTTTTCGTCTTACCGGTCTATATGGTCCAAGGCAGTTGGGTGGTGAGGACCATGGCTGGGTTGCTAATTTTTGTATCCGCGCTGTGTTGGGAATACCCATGACAATATTTGGTACCGGTAAACAGTTGAGAGATATTATTTATGCAGAAGATGTTGTCCAAGCATTTGATGCCTTTCGAAAACATCCTGTACCCGGAATTTATAATATCGGCGGGGGTAAGATGACAATGATATCGTTACTTGAATCAATCAAGGTTATTGAAAATATTGTCGGGAAGAAGGTTGACGTTAAGTTTGCACCGGGACGGTACGGCGATCTAAAGTATTTTGTGTGCGATATAAGGAAAGCTGCAAAAAATCTTAAATGGTCACCTAAGGTGAAGCCTGTGGAAGGTATTACAAAGTTGGTGGACTGGATTCATGTGAACCAAAGGTTGTTTAATAAATGA
- a CDS encoding glycosyltransferase family 2 protein produces the protein MTEIQVSVVLPCLNEEETIEASIKKGFAGITKTGLPGEVIVVDNGSTDKSVELSKNLGARVINESEKGYGNALRRGIDDAYGKYIIMGDSDDTYDFSELDKFVKLLKDGGYDLVMGSRFKGKILPGAMSWTHRYIGNPILSGILRVFFGGNVSDSHCGLRAFTKDAYKKMGLQTTGMEFASEMVIHALKLKLKIGEIPITYYPRRGESKLMGLRDAWRHTRFMLLYSPNYLFLLPGLLLFIPGIVMLITSLFGPLVLFGREWGIHVMVFASMMTILGWQILSLGLCAKSYALNIGLEESGRTKWLLRVFSIERAAAVSLIMILAGIGLILYILVTWMQHNFGALAEQKTALLAVTLITVGLQTIFSAFLTSMLQIKYRK, from the coding sequence ATGACAGAAATACAAGTATCCGTAGTACTTCCCTGTTTAAACGAGGAAGAAACGATTGAAGCAAGTATAAAAAAAGGTTTTGCAGGTATTACTAAGACAGGCCTTCCTGGTGAAGTCATCGTTGTGGATAACGGTTCTACTGACAAGTCAGTTGAGTTATCAAAAAACCTTGGTGCACGGGTAATTAATGAATCCGAGAAAGGGTATGGTAACGCGTTACGCCGGGGGATCGATGATGCTTACGGGAAGTATATCATTATGGGAGATTCTGACGATACCTACGATTTCTCTGAACTTGATAAGTTTGTTAAGCTTTTAAAGGACGGTGGGTACGATCTTGTGATGGGGTCGAGGTTTAAGGGAAAAATCTTGCCCGGTGCGATGTCGTGGACACACAGGTATATCGGTAATCCTATACTCTCAGGGATACTCCGTGTATTTTTCGGGGGTAATGTGTCTGACTCGCATTGCGGGTTACGCGCGTTTACTAAAGATGCATATAAAAAAATGGGCCTCCAGACAACTGGGATGGAGTTCGCGTCGGAAATGGTTATTCATGCTCTTAAACTTAAACTAAAAATCGGGGAGATACCAATAACGTACTATCCGCGTAGAGGTGAGTCAAAACTTATGGGCTTACGGGATGCGTGGAGGCATACACGGTTTATGTTGTTGTACAGCCCAAACTATTTGTTTCTTTTACCCGGACTGCTATTGTTTATTCCGGGAATAGTTATGCTGATAACTTCATTATTTGGCCCGCTGGTATTATTCGGTAGGGAATGGGGTATACACGTAATGGTGTTTGCCAGTATGATGACAATACTTGGGTGGCAGATACTTAGCCTGGGATTATGCGCTAAATCGTATGCTCTGAATATCGGGCTTGAGGAAAGCGGGCGGACAAAATGGTTGCTCCGCGTGTTCTCGATTGAACGTGCAGCGGCAGTATCGTTAATTATGATACTTGCAGGGATTGGGTTAATTCTTTATATCCTTGTCACATGGATGCAACACAATTTTGGCGCGCTTGCTGAACAAAAAACTGCGTTACTCGCTGTTACGCTTATCACCGTTGGATTGCAAACGATATTCTCGGCATTCCTCACGAGTATGCTGCAGATTAAGTATAGAAAGTAA
- a CDS encoding sugar phosphate nucleotidyltransferase, whose protein sequence is MKALILAGGRGKRLGKVSEGINKCMLPVRGRPLIEHSLDTAVRQKEITEVILVVGYRAEDAINMYGTSYKGTRVKYVIQWEPKGLVDAIDWARPVIGNDDIMLMLGDEIMLNPDHEGMLKKFKNENVDILCGVVEVKDKNLIKRTYSMLYEKDDRVIKLVEKPEEPFNNVMGTGNCVFRNSVLGYVESMGINSKRGEKELPDLIQAAVDDNKNVKLYRLCNKYINVNSPEEMQEVDSFFAHF, encoded by the coding sequence ATGAAAGCGTTAATACTTGCCGGAGGTAGAGGTAAGCGGTTAGGGAAGGTTTCCGAAGGGATAAACAAGTGTATGCTTCCTGTTCGCGGACGGCCATTGATTGAACATAGCCTTGATACTGCGGTACGGCAGAAGGAAATAACGGAAGTAATTCTTGTTGTTGGATACCGCGCTGAAGATGCTATTAATATGTACGGGACGAGTTACAAAGGTACCCGTGTTAAGTATGTTATTCAATGGGAACCCAAAGGATTGGTGGATGCCATTGATTGGGCAAGGCCTGTTATAGGTAACGATGATATCATGTTGATGCTTGGCGACGAAATCATGTTAAACCCGGACCATGAAGGAATGTTGAAAAAGTTTAAAAATGAAAATGTTGATATTCTCTGCGGGGTTGTTGAAGTTAAGGACAAAAACCTGATAAAACGAACATATTCTATGCTGTACGAAAAAGATGACAGGGTAATTAAGCTTGTAGAAAAACCTGAAGAGCCATTTAATAATGTTATGGGTACAGGGAATTGTGTATTCAGGAATTCGGTTTTAGGGTATGTAGAGAGTATGGGTATTAACTCGAAACGCGGAGAAAAAGAGTTGCCGGATTTAATTCAAGCTGCGGTAGATGATAATAAGAATGTTAAGCTCTACAGGTTATGTAATAAGTATATTAATGTGAACTCGCCGGAAGAGATGCAAGAGGTTGATTCATTCTTTGCTCATTTCTAA
- a CDS encoding radical SAM protein → MKILLIYPPRENYIFGVTPHVYIEADAGNYPPIGMLYIASYLKNHSKNVGIKVLDACTEQYTHEQVKGFIDKEKPDIVGIYFSTYYLNDGIIVAKSVKQLNAKTLVIAGGPHVMLYPEETIKLPEIDYVMAGEGEHSFTELVECIAENRVSDISKISNIWSKKSNYSKPLTRGREEDIDSLPYPARELLSVNKYKSILAKRNPITTVITSRGCPFKCLFCSNIESGQKVRYRSAVNVVNELQYLHNNYQITDFLLFDELFTSNRQRAMDICNEILRRGLKIRWHCRSRADVLDKEMVVLMKKAGCRLIQFGIETGNPRLQQLINKKLVLDEVRKTIAMVYDAGIYTYADFMFGLPTETEEETKITLEYAKSLKLDYIAFGMFHPIPGSVFYQQGLDENKFTDFWREFVNNPTIPMEDHSWTRKDRTKFHDFMSYAYQSFYIRPSYMFSHLFRLDSFNQLVWQVKAAFRVFSQLILKRYK, encoded by the coding sequence ATGAAAATACTGCTGATTTATCCTCCGCGTGAAAATTATATTTTTGGTGTGACTCCACATGTGTATATTGAAGCTGATGCCGGGAATTATCCGCCGATTGGGATGTTGTATATCGCAAGTTACCTCAAAAATCATTCTAAAAATGTGGGTATAAAAGTATTAGATGCTTGTACAGAACAGTATACGCATGAGCAAGTTAAGGGTTTTATTGACAAAGAAAAGCCTGATATAGTCGGTATTTATTTCTCAACTTATTATCTCAACGACGGTATAATAGTTGCTAAAAGTGTTAAACAGCTAAACGCAAAAACGCTTGTAATTGCGGGTGGGCCGCATGTCATGTTATATCCAGAAGAAACTATTAAACTGCCGGAGATTGATTATGTTATGGCAGGTGAGGGGGAACATAGTTTTACTGAACTTGTTGAATGTATAGCAGAAAATAGGGTGTCGGATATTTCAAAAATTTCTAATATATGGAGTAAAAAGTCGAATTATTCAAAACCGCTTACCCGCGGGCGGGAAGAAGATATTGACTCTCTGCCGTATCCCGCACGTGAACTTTTGAGTGTTAATAAGTATAAATCTATACTTGCTAAACGTAATCCTATAACTACAGTTATTACATCAAGAGGGTGCCCGTTTAAATGTCTTTTTTGTTCTAATATCGAAAGCGGGCAAAAAGTTAGGTATCGTTCTGCGGTAAATGTTGTTAACGAGCTTCAGTACCTGCATAATAATTATCAAATTACAGATTTCCTGTTGTTTGACGAGTTGTTTACTTCCAACCGCCAGCGCGCAATGGATATCTGCAATGAAATATTACGACGCGGATTAAAGATCCGTTGGCATTGCCGCAGCCGTGCGGATGTTTTGGATAAAGAAATGGTTGTGTTAATGAAAAAAGCAGGATGTAGGTTGATACAATTCGGGATTGAAACTGGTAATCCGCGGTTACAGCAGTTAATAAATAAAAAACTTGTACTAGACGAAGTAAGAAAAACAATTGCTATGGTATATGATGCCGGAATATATACGTACGCGGATTTTATGTTTGGTTTACCTACCGAAACTGAAGAAGAAACTAAAATAACATTGGAGTACGCTAAATCATTAAAACTTGACTACATAGCATTTGGAATGTTTCATCCTATACCAGGTAGCGTGTTTTACCAGCAAGGGTTGGATGAAAATAAGTTTACAGATTTCTGGCGTGAGTTTGTTAATAATCCAACTATACCGATGGAAGATCATTCCTGGACTCGTAAGGATAGGACGAAGTTTCATGATTTTATGTCCTATGCCTACCAAAGTTTTTATATACGGCCTTCATATATGTTTTCTCATTTATTTCGTTTAGATTCTTTTAACCAGCTGGTATGGCAGGTAAAAGCGGCGTTTAGGGTGTTCTCACAACTTATCTTGAAGCGATATAAATAG
- a CDS encoding radical SAM protein, whose amino-acid sequence MVSNESGTEKQKRDWLKFLPGGIYTTSKYFGIFYLLKLIFRSAMEYIRTYFYILRVRGLKQAYSFFYTKFFVPAGEGAGAGIYFLLNPIVRRFPRLVPRPRYVEIEVTTICPRKCIMCEHTYWKDQEERHLSLDEFKHIVNEFKGIRWLHLTGEGSSFTNPDYPKMLRHAKDKFISVYLVDTLDMMDEEKLEMLVDIKLEGIYISLDAATKETYEKIRVGCNFYRVINNINKLLEIKRKKKSLLPEVSFRNIILTENVHEMPDFVKLIASFDTKMMGRGARLDFVGNLEFPEVKQYSVAKVPEEIIKATMENALKYNVNVFLSHIECKQNPSINQCIAWMEPYIIMGGYVMPCCNILMSNKRTVLREHAFGNIYKQSLSEIWNSERFRKFRDTITKPDAKVPFLCTMCRAYDFSERAKKYGVDETL is encoded by the coding sequence ATGGTCAGTAACGAAAGTGGTACGGAGAAACAAAAACGTGATTGGTTGAAATTCTTACCCGGGGGTATATATACTACCTCAAAGTATTTCGGTATATTTTATCTTTTAAAACTTATTTTTCGTAGTGCGATGGAGTATATAAGGACGTATTTCTACATTTTGCGTGTACGCGGATTGAAACAGGCGTACAGTTTTTTTTATACAAAATTTTTTGTACCCGCAGGTGAAGGTGCCGGAGCGGGGATTTACTTTTTGTTAAACCCTATTGTTCGCCGTTTCCCGAGGCTCGTACCTAGGCCAAGGTACGTCGAGATAGAGGTTACCACGATATGCCCGCGAAAATGTATTATGTGCGAACATACTTACTGGAAGGACCAGGAAGAACGGCATTTGAGTTTAGATGAGTTTAAACATATAGTAAATGAGTTTAAAGGTATACGCTGGTTGCATTTAACAGGTGAAGGGTCGTCTTTTACAAATCCGGATTATCCCAAAATGTTAAGGCATGCAAAGGATAAGTTTATTTCGGTATACCTTGTCGATACGCTTGATATGATGGATGAAGAAAAACTTGAAATGCTGGTTGATATTAAACTTGAAGGTATTTATATCTCATTAGACGCTGCGACTAAGGAAACATACGAAAAAATACGTGTTGGCTGTAATTTTTACCGTGTAATAAATAATATAAATAAATTGTTGGAAATAAAAAGAAAGAAAAAAAGTTTATTGCCTGAAGTAAGTTTCAGGAACATTATACTTACAGAAAATGTTCATGAGATGCCGGATTTTGTGAAGCTTATAGCGTCGTTTGACACCAAAATGATGGGTCGCGGGGCAAGGTTGGATTTTGTAGGTAATCTCGAATTTCCTGAAGTAAAACAATACTCAGTAGCAAAAGTACCGGAAGAAATTATTAAAGCTACCATGGAAAATGCCCTGAAATACAATGTGAACGTTTTTTTAAGTCATATCGAGTGTAAACAAAATCCCAGTATCAACCAGTGTATAGCATGGATGGAGCCCTATATCATTATGGGCGGATATGTAATGCCCTGCTGTAATATATTGATGTCTAATAAGCGTACGGTGCTTCGGGAACATGCGTTCGGGAATATTTATAAACAGTCGTTAAGCGAGATTTGGAATTCCGAACGGTTCAGAAAATTCCGTGATACGATAACAAAACCTGATGCTAAAGTACCGTTTTTGTGTACTATGTGCAGAGCGTACGATTTTTCTGAACGCGCAAAAAAGTATGGCGTAGATGAAACTCTTTAA
- a CDS encoding glycosyltransferase family 4 protein: MKVLIVNRYMSVYGGAESVVRELALGLLKRGIGTKVVTLNVSEEVRGLCPGVEFVLPPKVFPYAFRSTGITAAMGILDEYWWLRKLIKSCYREFDIINTHNFPASIAVHGLDKPVVWLCNEPPDLVNNLRPSLIMKLFRWVGLKVDREIINSSVDTLIVADENNFSRVEERYGRRDSVVIPYGISTEIFYAQKVDAKELREKYKIPFEKRIVLQAGVLSPQKNQLASVNALNNICKNGVDAVLVLVGNKDTKYYNEVVDAVKSYGMESRVVYTGIVGKTELAKLYNIADVCVFPVKEQGGWLAPFEAISCAKPVVVSTTMGAAGLIKSKNLGVVTNDFGNALQQVFDNHSTWQKIAGEGMKWVHENLTWDKYVDEMINKFEQTLNR; the protein is encoded by the coding sequence ATGAAAGTTTTGATCGTAAATAGGTACATGAGCGTATACGGCGGGGCGGAATCGGTCGTACGGGAACTCGCGCTAGGGTTGCTTAAACGCGGGATTGGAACTAAGGTTGTTACTCTGAATGTTTCCGAAGAAGTACGCGGATTGTGTCCTGGTGTTGAATTTGTACTGCCTCCAAAAGTGTTTCCGTATGCATTCAGAAGTACGGGAATTACAGCAGCGATGGGAATTCTTGATGAATACTGGTGGTTACGGAAACTTATAAAGAGTTGTTACCGCGAGTTTGATATAATTAATACCCATAATTTCCCTGCTAGTATTGCCGTGCATGGTTTAGATAAACCTGTAGTGTGGTTGTGTAATGAACCTCCTGACCTGGTGAATAATTTACGTCCATCTTTGATAATGAAACTGTTTCGCTGGGTGGGATTGAAAGTTGATAGAGAGATCATTAATAGTTCAGTTGATACTCTGATCGTTGCGGACGAAAATAATTTCAGCAGGGTTGAGGAACGTTATGGTCGGAGAGATTCTGTGGTGATCCCTTATGGAATAAGTACTGAAATATTTTATGCTCAAAAAGTTGACGCGAAAGAATTGCGCGAAAAATACAAAATTCCTTTCGAAAAAAGAATTGTGTTACAGGCAGGGGTTTTGTCTCCTCAAAAAAATCAATTGGCGTCAGTTAATGCATTGAATAATATCTGTAAAAATGGTGTTGACGCAGTTTTGGTATTGGTGGGGAATAAGGATACAAAGTATTATAATGAGGTTGTTGACGCTGTGAAAAGTTACGGTATGGAATCCCGTGTGGTTTATACGGGTATCGTAGGCAAAACTGAACTTGCGAAGTTATATAACATCGCGGATGTGTGTGTGTTCCCCGTTAAGGAGCAGGGGGGGTGGCTTGCGCCGTTTGAAGCTATATCCTGTGCGAAGCCTGTAGTGGTTTCTACTACAATGGGTGCTGCGGGGTTGATAAAGTCTAAGAATTTAGGAGTTGTAACTAATGACTTTGGGAATGCGTTACAGCAAGTGTTTGATAACCACTCTACCTGGCAGAAGATTGCTGGAGAAGGTATGAAGTGGGTACATGAGAATCTTACCTGGGATAAATACGTTGACGAAATGATAAATAAATTTGAACAAACGCTTAATCGTTAA